In Chitinophaga nivalis, a single genomic region encodes these proteins:
- a CDS encoding TolC family protein: MSGKKFKYIGIVCLSAIYAACKVPDLAEKKVSNTIPAHYNHSQDTSNTSRIRWNEYFTDTHLIALIDTALQNNQELHITWQEIEIARNEVRARKGEYLPFVGIRGGVGLDKVARYTNTGAFEANTEIKPGKEMPDPLPDYQLGIYANWELDIWHKLHNAQKAAVARYLSTVEGRNFVITNLVAEIANSYYELLALDNQLEIVNKNIAIQQNALEIVKLEKVSARVTELAVRKFEAEVLKTQSLQYDIQQQITETENRINFLLARSSQPILRDGQRFNELIPAVVHGGIPSQLLANRPDIRQAELALTAARLDIKVAKAQFYPSLSISAAIGYRAFNPSYLLKTPESILYSLAGDLVAPLVNRNAIKATYSSANARQIQAVYNYERTILHAYFEVANQLAKINNLEKSYDLKSKQVAALTQSINISNDLFKSARADYMEVLMTQRDALESKFELIETKKQQLNAMVNIYQALGGGWN; this comes from the coding sequence CGCGCATTACAATCATTCGCAGGACACCAGCAACACTTCCCGGATCAGGTGGAACGAATACTTTACAGACACGCACCTGATAGCCCTGATAGATACTGCATTGCAAAATAATCAGGAGCTGCATATAACATGGCAGGAAATCGAAATTGCCAGGAACGAAGTCAGGGCAAGAAAAGGAGAATACCTGCCGTTTGTAGGCATCAGAGGCGGCGTAGGGCTCGACAAGGTAGCCCGGTATACCAATACCGGCGCCTTTGAAGCCAATACGGAGATCAAGCCGGGAAAGGAAATGCCGGATCCTTTACCAGACTACCAGTTGGGGATATATGCCAACTGGGAGCTGGATATCTGGCATAAACTCCATAATGCCCAAAAGGCTGCTGTAGCCCGCTATCTGTCTACCGTGGAAGGCAGGAATTTTGTGATTACCAATCTGGTAGCAGAAATAGCCAACTCCTATTATGAGTTACTCGCACTGGACAACCAGCTGGAGATCGTCAATAAGAATATAGCCATCCAGCAAAATGCGCTGGAAATTGTAAAACTGGAGAAAGTATCTGCCCGGGTAACGGAGCTGGCTGTACGAAAATTTGAAGCAGAAGTACTAAAAACACAAAGTCTGCAATATGATATACAACAGCAGATTACGGAAACAGAAAACAGGATCAATTTTCTGCTGGCCCGCTCTTCGCAACCCATCCTGAGAGATGGGCAACGTTTTAACGAGTTGATACCAGCTGTTGTTCACGGCGGTATCCCCTCACAGCTATTGGCCAACAGACCGGATATCAGACAGGCAGAACTGGCACTGACAGCAGCCCGGCTGGATATAAAGGTGGCGAAAGCACAATTTTATCCTTCGCTGAGCATTTCAGCGGCTATCGGCTATCGGGCATTTAATCCTTCTTATCTGCTAAAAACACCGGAGTCAATCCTGTATTCACTGGCAGGCGACCTGGTGGCGCCACTGGTCAACCGGAATGCGATAAAAGCCACCTATAGCAGTGCCAACGCCAGACAGATACAGGCCGTCTACAATTATGAACGCACGATCCTGCATGCTTACTTTGAAGTAGCCAACCAACTGGCGAAGATCAACAATCTTGAAAAAAGCTATGATCTCAAATCGAAGCAGGTAGCTGCACTGACCCAGTCCATCAATATTTCCAATGATCTGTTTAAATCAGCCCGGGCGGATTACATGGAAGTACTGATGACACAACGGGATGCGCTGGAATCAAAATTTGAACTGATCGAAACCAAAAAACAACAGCTGAATGCGATGGTGAATATTTATCAGGCCCTGGGAGGTGGATGGAATTAA